TCATCCAGCAGCCATGGCGGATGACAACTTCAACGTGGATCCGGTCGCAGATGGTGAAGAAGACGACCTCGAAGAGATTCCGGCGCCCACTAGGAACGCTCGAGCCTCGGTATGAACCATATCCGCCCTCGCTGGCTTACCATTTTCACGTGTTTTCATTTGCCGAATGCATGATGTGTATGTACGTATCTATGTTCCAATTTGGTTTAGGCTAAAAAAGATAGATGCAATTGGAATGGGCCAAACATAGGTGTCCTATGCACCCTATGGTGTCAACAGATCAATAAGGGCAATTGCGTGAGAGGGAACATGACCAAAAAAGGGTGGGATGAGGTTCTAACTCGGTTTAGAGCAGCCACCAATTTGGTTCATGATAAGGAACAGCTTGGTAGTAGGTACAGGCAACTGAAATCCTTGTATGGGTTCATTAAGAAATTAAAGACTCAATCAGGCCTTGGCCGTAGAGAGGATGGGAGTGTCATAGCAACTGAAGATTGGTGGGAAAATAATACAAAGGTACTTGTACCCTCCTTTGTTAGATTTGTAGATAGTAGTGATATGTTTATAGGCTTCTAAACTTTGAGTACCATCTGCAGGACCACCCAGAATGGAAAAAGTTGAAGAATGGGTGGCCAGATTACTTGGAAGACCTAGAGCATATGTTTCATGGAGTAGCTGTTGATGGATCCACTGCATATGTCCCTAGACAAGGAGAAGTTCTGGAAgtggatgatgaagaagatgatggcaATGATGATTCAGTTACCCCAGCAACACCAGTCACTCCTAGCAGCAATGGTAGCCTCAAGAGAGCTAGCAGCATATGCACAACTGCCAAAAGTCCTAAGAAGACCAAGTTAAAGAGTCCAGCCTTGAGGACCATGAATAGATTCATGGCAAACAATGAAAGGATACAAGAGGAAAGGAACAAATACCTTGCTGCGGCTGTGGAAGCAAAGATAAGTGCCAAACAATCCAAGgaagatgtcatatttgagaagATTAAGCAAGTTCAGCATCTAGCTAAGGAATTTGGGGTCCAGGAGTCAGATCCTGTTCAATGGTTGGCTGTGCTTCGTATCTGCCAGGATCCAATAGTCCGTGACTTCTTCATTGCAACTGATACTAATGAGGGGAGACGTGCGGTTATTGAGTCCTTTGCAAGGGTTTAGGGTACTAGGCTACAATTTCATTTATCTAGAATCAGTTCCATCAATTGAACTATGTTGTGTTATTTAATCAGTTCAACTATGTTCTGttatttaggccccgtttggcacggcttgCACTGGCTCCGGCTTATCCGACACCAACACTGTAGCAACACTACAGCACGAAGTCGGTTCTCTCTCTCCACCTTTTCCGTGGCACTGTAGCGATCGTACTGTAGCATGCGGGGATAAGCCAGAAAAACCGGCTCTGATGAACAGTGCGCATgtcagtgagagggagagaggaagagagagaaaaccggctTCGTGCTACAGTATTGCTACAGTGTTGGTGCCAGATAAGCCGGAGCCGGTgaaagccgtgccaaacggggccttaatcgGTTGAACTTGAAGTCATGAATGATGTGGTTTATGTGAAATCTGTGATGGATGATGTGGTTTCTGTGAGTTTTATTATGCTGAAATCTGTGATGAATGAATTGTGACTTATATTATGCTGATATATAAGTGAACTTTTATTCCAGTGGCTTATATGGTTCTAATTTGGTATATTCTAGTGACTTATATTCCAGTGACTTGTACTAATCATTGTTATTTATATGATTAGGCTAGAATTTCAGTGAGGCCACAGGTCATTTGTGATGATCAAGATGAGGATTCCAGTGATGATGAGATATTGTCACTTATTGCTGAGGATGTCAATTCAGAATTTCTATCTGGTATGCTTATGTATGCCATGCGTTATGATAAATATTGTACTAGGGCCCCATATAGGCAACCTTTCATGTATGGGCTTCAGTGGGTGCAAAATAAATTACAAGATAGAGATAGATGCTACAAAATGTTTAGGATAAGCCCAACAATGTTTTATAGGTTGCATGAATTGCTTACAGAGTCATATGGCCTGAAATCTAGTAAGAAGTCTAGTTCAATTGAAGCCTTAGGAATGTTTCTGTGGATGGTTGGTGCACCCTAGTCAGTCAGGCAAGCTGAGGACAGGTTAGAGAGGTCACTAGGCACAGTCCATACCAATTTCTATAAGGTGTTGAAATGCCTGACAAAACTAGCTAAGGACATCATTAAGCCCGAGGACTCAGATTTTACAGCAATCCATCCTAGGCTGATGAGTCCACGGTTCTATCCATTTTTCAAGGATTGTATAGGAGCAATTGACGGCACTCATGTACCTTGTGTTGTGCCAAGTCATAAGGTGATTCAACACATGTGTCGCAAGGGAATGACAACCCAAAATGTGTTGGTTGTTTGTAACTTCGACATGAAGTTCACCTTTTGTGCTTGCTGGATGGCCTGGATCAGTGCATGATATGAGAGTTTTCACTGATGCCACTACGACCTTCGGCCATGTCTTTCCACACCCACCAACAGGTAAACACCCATCAAGATGGAATGGCCAGATTACTTGTGATCGAGGTCACTAACTAACTGGTTGTGATGTGCAGGTAAATACTACCTGGTCGATTTCGGCTATCCAAACCGGCCAGGATACCTTGCACCTTACAAGGGAACCATGTATCATCTGTCGGAGTATCGTCATGCCCAGGAACCTCAAGGTAAAAAAGAAATCTTCAACTTTGCACATTCGTCTCTTAGAAATGTCATTGAGGTCTTTTAGGGTTTTGAAGATGAAGTGGAGAATTTTGTTGAGTATGCCAAGATATCCACCTCATGTGCAAAGCCAAATAATAGTAGCTTGCATGGCACTGCATAATTTTATTAGGAGCAGTGGCATagtggacaaggattttgatcgTTGTGATTGTGATGAGAATTATGTGCCACCCGAAGCTCTGGCATCGCAGCCACAAACTCAAGCCTCGTCGTCAAGGGATTGGTTTGTTATATGTTGTATTGTTTA
The sequence above is drawn from the Miscanthus floridulus cultivar M001 chromosome 15, ASM1932011v1, whole genome shotgun sequence genome and encodes:
- the LOC136507652 gene encoding uncharacterized protein — protein: MTKKGWDEVLTRFRAATNLVHDKEQLGSRYRQLKSLYGFIKKLKTQSGLGRREDGSVIATEDWWENNTKDHPEWKKLKNGWPDYLEDLEHMFHGVAVDGSTAYVPRQGEVLEVDDEEDDGNDDSVTPATPVTPSSNGSLKRASSICTTAKSPKKTKLKSPALRTMNRFMANNERIQEERNKYLAAAVEAKISAKQSKEDVIFEKIKQVQHLAKEFGVQESDPVQWLAVLRICQDPIVRDFFIATDTNEGRRAARISVRPQVICDDQDEDSSDDEILSLIAEDVNSEFLSGKYYLVDFGYPNRPGYLAPYKGTMYHLSEYRHAQEPQELGFHLENISQKVFNPFRI